One Bradyrhizobium sp. ISRA464 genomic window carries:
- a CDS encoding cytochrome P450 — MPEQPLPTLPMWRVDHIEPSPEMLALCANGPIHRVRFPSGHEGWWVTGYDEAEAALSDAAFRPAGMPPAAFTPDSVILGSPGWLVSHEGSEHVRLRTIVAPAFSSHRVKLIAQQVEAIAAQLFETLAAQRQPADLRRHVSFPLPAMVISALMGVPYEDHAFFAGLSDEVMTHQHESGPRRASRLAWDELRAYIRGKMRDKRQDPGDNLLTDLLTAVDQGKATEEEAIGLAAGMLVAGHESTVAQIEFGLLAMFRHPQQRERLVGDPSLVDKAVEEILRMYPPGAGWDGIMRYPRTDVTIAGVHIPAESKVLVGLPATSFDRRHFDDPQIFDIGREGKPHLAFSYGPHSCIGEALARLELKAVFGSIFQRFPALRLAVAPEELKLRKEIITGGFEEFPVLW; from the coding sequence ATGCCCGAACAACCCTTGCCGACGCTGCCGATGTGGCGCGTCGATCACATCGAGCCCTCGCCCGAGATGTTGGCGCTATGCGCCAACGGTCCGATCCACCGCGTGCGTTTCCCGTCCGGGCACGAAGGCTGGTGGGTGACGGGCTACGACGAGGCCGAGGCGGCGCTATCCGACGCTGCGTTCCGGCCGGCGGGAATGCCGCCGGCGGCATTCACCCCGGATTCGGTGATTCTCGGTTCGCCGGGGTGGCTGGTCTCGCACGAGGGGAGCGAGCATGTCCGGTTGCGCACGATCGTGGCGCCGGCCTTCAGCAGCCACAGGGTGAAGTTGATCGCGCAGCAGGTCGAGGCGATCGCCGCGCAGTTGTTCGAGACGTTGGCGGCCCAGCGCCAGCCCGCGGACCTGCGGCGCCACGTCTCCTTTCCGCTTCCGGCCATGGTCATCAGCGCGCTGATGGGCGTGCCCTACGAGGATCACGCCTTTTTCGCCGGGCTGTCCGACGAGGTGATGACGCATCAGCATGAAAGCGGCCCGCGCAGGGCATCGCGCTTGGCCTGGGACGAACTGCGCGCCTATATTCGCGGCAAGATGCGGGACAAGCGCCAGGATCCGGGCGACAATCTACTGACGGATCTGCTCACCGCGGTCGACCAGGGCAAGGCAACCGAGGAAGAAGCGATCGGCCTGGCGGCGGGCATGCTTGTGGCGGGGCACGAGAGCACCGTCGCGCAGATCGAATTCGGCCTGCTGGCCATGTTCCGCCATCCGCAACAGCGCGAACGCCTGGTCGGCGATCCGTCCCTGGTGGACAAGGCGGTGGAGGAAATCCTGCGCATGTACCCGCCGGGCGCGGGCTGGGACGGCATCATGCGCTATCCGAGGACCGACGTGACCATCGCGGGCGTGCATATTCCCGCGGAGAGCAAGGTACTGGTCGGTCTGCCGGCAACGTCGTTCGATCGGCGCCATTTCGACGACCCGCAAATCTTCGACATCGGACGCGAAGGAAAGCCGCACCTGGCGTTCTCCTACGGGCCGCACTCCTGCATCGGCGAGGCGCTGGCGAGGCTGGAACTCAAAGCGGTGTTCGGTTCGATCTTCCAGCGCTTTCCCGCGCTGCGCCTAGCCGTGGCGCCCGAAGAACTGAAGTTGCGCAAGGAGATCATCACTGGCGGGTTCGAGGAGTTCCCGGTGCTCTGGTGA
- a CDS encoding SDR family oxidoreductase has protein sequence MGRFEGKVAVVTGAGAGIGKACALAIAREGGRVVVADIDGSAAIACTAQIAAEAGHALALAIDIADAQAVAALFETAERHFTGVDLLVNNASAMHLTPCDGAILDLDLAVWDQTMATNLRGTLLCCRQAIPRMIARGGGAIVNMSSCQGLSGDTAQTSYAASKAAMNMLSASLATQYGHAQIRCNAVAPGLIMTERLLAKLDECMQRHLRRHQLLPRVGRPEDVAALVAFLLSDDAAFITGQVVCIDGGMLAHVPTYADGGNSRAARPSDETAEAAASPRC, from the coding sequence ATGGGACGGTTTGAAGGCAAGGTGGCCGTGGTGACCGGCGCCGGCGCCGGCATCGGCAAGGCATGCGCCCTCGCCATCGCGCGTGAGGGCGGCAGAGTGGTGGTCGCCGACATTGATGGCTCGGCGGCCATTGCCTGCACCGCGCAAATCGCGGCCGAAGCGGGCCACGCGCTCGCCCTGGCGATCGACATCGCCGATGCGCAGGCGGTGGCAGCGCTGTTCGAGACGGCGGAGCGGCACTTCACTGGGGTCGACCTGCTGGTGAACAACGCGAGCGCCATGCATCTGACGCCGTGCGACGGCGCGATCCTCGACCTGGACCTGGCGGTTTGGGATCAGACCATGGCGACCAATCTGCGCGGCACGTTGCTCTGCTGCCGGCAGGCCATCCCACGGATGATCGCCCGGGGCGGCGGCGCGATCGTCAACATGTCGTCGTGCCAGGGGCTCAGCGGTGACACCGCGCAGACCTCCTACGCCGCGTCGAAGGCGGCGATGAACATGCTATCGGCCTCGCTCGCCACCCAGTACGGTCATGCGCAGATCCGCTGCAACGCGGTTGCGCCGGGTCTCATCATGACCGAGCGTCTCCTCGCCAAGCTGGACGAGTGCATGCAACGGCATCTGCGCCGGCACCAGCTCCTGCCGCGCGTCGGCCGCCCTGAGGACGTGGCAGCGCTGGTGGCGTTCCTGCTCTCCGACGATGCTGCGTTCATCACCGGCCAGGTCGTGTGCATCGACGGCGGCATGCTGGCGCATGTGCCGACGTACGCCGACGGTGGCAACAGCCGCGCCGCGCGGCCTTCCGACGAGACCGCCGAAGCGGCCGCCTCGCCGCGCTGCTGA
- a CDS encoding carbohydrate porin, which translates to MGQMLFESNRCPRLSSTQAPSQRPPHPFAAPQVTIRTCRYAVALFLIVATAGAVPSAFGQQMPTPTSSQPQITQTWPAPAHIFGDWGGLRTKLEDLGVTYSLTYTSESVYNTVGGLRPGADYAQQIGFTANVDWEKVAGVPGLVTHMYLINRAGRNASADYVGDTVLQAQEIYGAGFGVGAKLVWLYGEEKLFNDRVNIAFGRFAPGTDYNASPFYCTFMTLTICGHNRGLTANQGFEDWPMNVWGARVRFRPTEDTYVMVGAFQSQPFPTAAEPFTQGGHSGWDWTLQGTTGASFPVEVAYEPIIGKDRMPGHYKLGFNWDTSTYRDNFFDVIGQPLALTGLPGAPHRGRAQFWASVDQMIFRNGPNPNDGLILLATFAHNESDTTLFNNFAWAGIIDRGFWPARPTDQIAFGISYYDVSKKLTDTQRIQAMLGSPLAGGALGVQQYAMVLEANYGISPIPGLLIQPELEYFIRPGGTNAVRNAFLVGLKVAADF; encoded by the coding sequence ATGGGGCAGATGCTTTTCGAGAGCAACCGGTGTCCGAGGCTCTCCTCCACCCAAGCACCGAGCCAACGCCCGCCGCACCCCTTCGCCGCGCCACAGGTAACGATCAGGACCTGTCGTTATGCGGTCGCTCTGTTCCTGATCGTGGCGACGGCGGGAGCGGTACCATCGGCATTCGGACAGCAGATGCCGACACCGACATCCAGCCAGCCCCAGATCACGCAAACCTGGCCGGCTCCCGCTCACATTTTCGGAGATTGGGGCGGACTACGCACCAAGCTCGAGGATCTCGGCGTCACCTATTCCCTGACATACACGTCGGAGAGCGTCTACAACACGGTAGGCGGCTTGAGGCCTGGCGCCGACTATGCGCAGCAGATCGGATTTACGGCGAACGTCGATTGGGAGAAAGTCGCGGGCGTTCCGGGCCTCGTCACCCACATGTATCTCATCAACCGTGCCGGCCGCAACGCAAGCGCCGACTATGTCGGCGACACCGTGCTCCAGGCCCAGGAAATCTACGGCGCGGGGTTTGGGGTGGGCGCCAAGCTGGTTTGGCTCTACGGCGAGGAGAAACTGTTCAACGACCGCGTCAACATCGCCTTCGGCCGCTTCGCGCCTGGCACGGACTACAACGCATCGCCCTTTTATTGCACCTTCATGACCCTGACCATCTGCGGTCATAATCGGGGTCTGACGGCCAACCAGGGCTTCGAAGACTGGCCGATGAACGTGTGGGGTGCCCGGGTCCGCTTCCGCCCCACGGAAGATACCTACGTGATGGTGGGAGCCTTCCAGTCGCAGCCTTTCCCGACTGCCGCTGAACCCTTCACCCAGGGCGGCCATAGTGGCTGGGACTGGACCTTGCAAGGCACCACCGGTGCCAGCTTTCCGGTCGAAGTCGCCTATGAACCGATCATTGGCAAGGACAGGATGCCCGGACACTACAAGCTCGGCTTCAACTGGGATACCTCCACCTACCGGGATAACTTCTTCGACGTGATCGGGCAGCCGCTTGCATTGACGGGTCTTCCAGGCGCTCCCCACCGAGGTCGCGCCCAGTTCTGGGCGTCCGTGGATCAGATGATCTTTAGGAATGGCCCGAACCCGAATGACGGGCTTATTCTGCTCGCCACCTTCGCGCACAACGAGTCCGATACGACGCTGTTCAACAACTTTGCCTGGGCCGGCATCATCGATCGCGGCTTTTGGCCTGCGCGTCCGACCGATCAAATCGCGTTCGGCATTTCCTACTATGACGTCAGCAAGAAGTTGACCGACACCCAGCGCATCCAGGCGATGCTCGGCTCGCCGCTCGCTGGCGGAGCCTTAGGCGTGCAGCAATACGCCATGGTGCTGGAGGCCAATTACGGGATCTCTCCTATACCCGGCCTTCTTATCCAGCCTGAGCTTGAATATTTCATCCGTCCCGGTGGCACGAACGCCGTTCGCAATGCTTTCCTGGTCGGGCTCAAAGTCGCGGCGGACTTTTGA
- a CDS encoding LysR family transcriptional regulator, translated as MKWRFDDIVTFVQVMQAGSITAAADRMNLSKSVISKRISDLEAALDVELFQRSTRQLRPTDNGGAFFERMVPLLHEISETAESLSERGVSSLRGQLRITTPMSFGIMYLGPVIAEFARRHPDLELAIDYEDRHVDLVRGGYDLGIRIGDMRDSSLKARKLGECARVVCCSPSYANQHGLPKRAAELAEHICIDYAYVHAKRFWRFERDGKKGRRAISLPIRSRIIANNGDAIRDMAIAGLGIASLPAFLAAEPLRQGTLVPALPDAVQAPYTISAVYPATRHVAPKVRFFIDYLLEFFLPPLPWERDTE; from the coding sequence ATGAAGTGGCGCTTCGATGATATCGTTACGTTTGTGCAGGTGATGCAAGCGGGAAGCATCACTGCCGCTGCCGATCGCATGAACCTGTCGAAATCGGTGATCAGCAAGCGCATTAGTGACTTGGAAGCCGCCTTGGATGTCGAGCTGTTTCAGCGTTCGACGCGCCAGCTGCGACCTACGGACAACGGTGGAGCTTTCTTCGAACGAATGGTCCCCCTCTTACATGAGATCAGCGAAACGGCAGAGAGCTTGTCAGAGCGCGGCGTGAGCTCCTTGCGCGGACAGTTGCGCATCACGACGCCAATGTCTTTCGGGATAATGTATCTTGGGCCAGTGATTGCCGAGTTTGCGCGGCGCCATCCAGACCTCGAACTCGCGATCGACTACGAGGATCGTCACGTTGACTTGGTCCGTGGAGGCTACGATCTTGGCATCCGAATAGGGGATATGCGGGACTCAAGCCTAAAAGCACGTAAGCTGGGTGAGTGTGCGCGAGTGGTCTGTTGCAGTCCAAGCTACGCGAATCAACATGGCCTTCCGAAGCGCGCTGCCGAACTGGCCGAGCATATTTGTATTGACTACGCCTATGTCCACGCCAAACGGTTCTGGCGCTTCGAACGTGATGGCAAGAAGGGGCGGCGGGCGATCTCATTGCCAATCCGGTCCCGCATTATTGCAAATAATGGCGACGCAATCAGAGACATGGCGATTGCCGGCTTGGGGATCGCATCGCTTCCGGCGTTTCTGGCGGCGGAACCTTTGCGGCAAGGCACATTGGTTCCAGCTCTGCCGGATGCTGTCCAGGCGCCATATACGATCTCCGCGGTTTATCCGGCAACACGTCACGTAGCTCCCAAAGTGCGCTTCTTTATTGATTACCTCCTGGAGTTCTTCCTCCCGCCACTGCCTTGGGAGAGGGATACAGAATAG
- a CDS encoding PQQ-binding-like beta-propeller repeat protein: MMMHRLLHRAFLSTSSCQALAGPRALLIPLVTSLMALCVSTDPAFSAQPTTQGPTQAELDRADADSVNWLTDNKGYMGTRFSTLSEINPLNIRNLREVCSFDIGETGSFQSGPIVYDGLLYTTTGPTTVAIDAATCAKKWEYHHKGSHVLVSNNKGPAIAGGRVIRGTPDGHLIALDAKTGALLWDQQIMDAVNGEYATAAPLVWNDIVFMGKAGADRGIRGEMMAFGADDGHMIWSFHVIPSPGEKGSETWKNPASIEHGGGSLWTTFALDSAAGLLLLPIGNPGPDFDDDSRPGTNLFTNSLVALDARTGELKWWHQLLAPDDRDWDTAVTAAIDAADGSKLAMAAGKDGVVHIVDRTTGELKVGAPLVTRYQNTTGPVPRGSGIRLCPIAAVQWNGPAYNPETKLMYMNGIDWCAQAIKGPTPTAKPGEEYLGWANYYGTRDPVDEAFGLVNAIDPTTGNVVWRAKTKSIPLGGLVATASDLIITGTIAGEVLVLDAKTGAEIHKTDVKGGIGGGVITYQAGGRQLIAVAAGDNNLTYGTKGQNTIVVLGVPK; this comes from the coding sequence ATGATGATGCATCGCTTGCTGCACCGCGCTTTTCTTTCAACCAGCTCTTGCCAGGCTTTGGCGGGACCGCGGGCGCTGCTGATACCCCTGGTGACGAGCCTAATGGCGCTATGCGTCAGCACCGATCCTGCGTTCTCGGCGCAGCCGACCACACAGGGCCCCACCCAAGCGGAGTTGGATCGCGCCGATGCGGACTCCGTCAACTGGCTCACTGACAACAAAGGCTATATGGGAACTCGCTTTTCGACATTGTCGGAGATTAACCCGCTCAACATTCGCAATCTCAGGGAGGTCTGCTCCTTTGACATCGGAGAAACCGGCTCTTTTCAGAGCGGGCCGATCGTCTACGACGGCCTGTTGTACACGACGACCGGGCCGACCACCGTCGCAATCGACGCGGCGACGTGCGCGAAGAAGTGGGAGTACCACCACAAGGGTAGTCATGTGCTCGTGTCGAACAACAAGGGGCCAGCGATCGCCGGCGGCCGCGTCATTCGTGGCACGCCCGATGGCCATCTGATCGCGCTGGATGCGAAGACAGGCGCATTGCTGTGGGATCAACAGATCATGGATGCAGTGAACGGCGAATACGCAACGGCTGCGCCGCTCGTCTGGAACGATATCGTTTTCATGGGAAAGGCCGGTGCAGACCGTGGTATCCGCGGCGAGATGATGGCTTTTGGCGCTGACGACGGTCACATGATATGGAGCTTCCACGTCATCCCCTCGCCTGGCGAGAAGGGATCAGAAACGTGGAAGAATCCGGCAAGCATCGAGCATGGCGGAGGTTCGCTCTGGACGACGTTTGCGCTCGATTCAGCTGCCGGTCTGCTGTTACTGCCGATCGGTAATCCAGGGCCGGACTTCGACGATGATTCCCGGCCTGGCACCAACCTCTTCACGAATTCACTGGTCGCACTCGATGCTCGAACCGGAGAGCTGAAATGGTGGCATCAGTTGCTTGCGCCCGATGATCGGGATTGGGATACGGCTGTCACCGCAGCCATTGACGCCGCCGACGGCAGTAAGCTGGCAATGGCAGCAGGTAAGGACGGCGTGGTTCACATCGTTGACCGGACCACGGGCGAGCTGAAGGTAGGGGCTCCGCTGGTGACGCGTTATCAGAACACGACAGGCCCTGTGCCCAGGGGCAGCGGCATACGGCTGTGCCCGATCGCTGCCGTGCAATGGAACGGACCAGCCTACAATCCCGAAACCAAATTGATGTACATGAACGGGATCGATTGGTGCGCGCAGGCGATCAAGGGACCGACGCCCACCGCCAAGCCAGGCGAGGAGTATCTAGGCTGGGCCAACTATTATGGGACGCGTGATCCGGTCGATGAGGCATTTGGTTTGGTCAACGCCATCGATCCAACCACGGGCAATGTCGTTTGGCGCGCCAAGACGAAATCGATTCCACTTGGTGGCCTGGTTGCCACGGCCAGCGACCTCATTATTACCGGAACGATCGCCGGAGAGGTACTAGTGCTGGACGCGAAGACCGGCGCGGAAATTCACAAGACCGATGTGAAAGGAGGCATCGGCGGCGGTGTCATCACCTACCAAGCTGGCGGCAGGCAGCTCATCGCCGTCGCGGCCGGAGACAATAACCTCACCTACGGCACGAAGGGTCAGAACACGATCGTTGTCCTGGGAGTACCGAAATAG
- a CDS encoding cytochrome P450 codes for MNMLLNPLNRRHRLRHDIPLVPGAFPLVGHLPAIVCDLPRLLRHAERTLGSHFWLDFGPAGQLMTCLDPDAFALLRHKDVSSALIEEIAPELFGGTLVTQDGGAHRQARDAIQAAFLPPGLTQAGIGELLAPVIQARVQRWRDRGDVTILRETGDLMLKLIFSLMGITAQDLPGWRRKYRQLLQLIVAPPVDLPGLPLRRGRAARDWIDARLREFVRDAREHAARTGLITDMVSAFDRSDDALSDDVLVANIRLLLLGGHDTTASTMAWMVIELARQPLLWDALVEEAQRVGAVPTRHADLAQCPVAEALFRETLRLHPATPLLVRRARRELQLGERRIPAATDLCIPLLHFSTSALLHEAPDQFRLARWLQRTEPIRPVDMMQFGTGPHVCIGYHLAWLELVQFCTALALTMHEAGVRPRLLSDAEKGRRYYPTAHPSMTVRIGFS; via the coding sequence ATGAACATGCTGCTCAACCCGCTGAACCGTCGGCATCGGCTGCGGCACGACATCCCGCTCGTGCCCGGCGCTTTCCCCTTGGTCGGGCATCTTCCCGCCATCGTCTGCGACCTGCCGCGCCTGCTGCGGCACGCGGAACGGACGCTGGGCAGCCACTTCTGGCTGGATTTCGGCCCTGCCGGACAGCTGATGACCTGTCTTGATCCGGATGCTTTCGCACTGCTCCGGCACAAGGACGTGTCCTCGGCGCTGATCGAAGAGATCGCGCCCGAATTGTTTGGCGGAACGTTGGTCACCCAGGACGGCGGCGCGCACCGGCAGGCGCGCGATGCGATCCAGGCGGCGTTCCTGCCCCCGGGGCTGACCCAGGCCGGCATCGGCGAGCTGCTCGCACCTGTCATCCAGGCGCGGGTGCAGAGGTGGCGCGACCGCGGCGACGTAACCATCCTGCGCGAAACCGGCGATCTGATGCTCAAGCTCATCTTCAGCCTCATGGGAATCACCGCGCAGGATCTGCCGGGATGGCGTCGCAAGTACCGGCAACTGCTGCAGTTGATCGTCGCGCCCCCGGTCGACCTGCCCGGACTGCCCTTGCGGCGCGGCCGCGCCGCCCGCGACTGGATCGATGCGCGGTTGCGTGAGTTCGTCCGCGACGCGCGCGAACATGCCGCGCGCACCGGATTGATCACCGACATGGTGAGCGCCTTCGATCGCAGCGACGATGCGCTCTCCGATGATGTCCTGGTCGCCAATATCCGCTTGCTGTTGCTTGGTGGTCACGACACCACCGCCTCGACGATGGCTTGGATGGTGATCGAGCTGGCGCGGCAGCCTCTTCTGTGGGACGCCCTGGTCGAGGAGGCGCAGCGGGTGGGCGCGGTGCCGACCCGGCACGCGGACCTGGCGCAGTGTCCGGTCGCCGAGGCGCTGTTCCGCGAGACGCTGCGCCTGCATCCGGCGACGCCGCTCCTGGTGCGTCGCGCACGGCGTGAATTGCAACTCGGCGAGCGGCGCATTCCCGCGGCCACCGATCTGTGCATCCCGCTGCTGCATTTCTCGACCTCCGCGCTGCTGCACGAGGCGCCTGATCAGTTTCGGCTGGCGCGGTGGCTGCAACGCACGGAGCCGATCCGGCCGGTGGACATGATGCAGTTCGGTACCGGCCCCCATGTCTGCATCGGCTACCACCTGGCGTGGCTGGAACTGGTGCAGTTTTGCACCGCCTTGGCGCTGACCATGCACGAGGCCGGGGTGCGGCCGCGGTTGCTGAGCGACGCCGAAAAAGGCCGGCGCTATTACCCGACCGCACATCCGTCCATGACTGTCCGCATCGGATTCTCATGA
- a CDS encoding polyprenyl synthetase family protein, with protein MQTGSTPQDDRTGDSALGGWGAQACVASGGLLPEIWMRDGAKRVEQVLARLLCAEHDGKTELMAAMRYATLHGGKRTRALLCLAAGALADTPAHMLDDVGAAIEMMHACTLVHDDLPAMDDDVLRRGLPTVHVKFGEATAILVGDALQAHAFLTLASLDAPGDKTIALVRELAQAVSAEGAAGGQAMDLSLVGQHVELDRIVAMHRMKSGALVRASVRMGALCAVAEDAAHAALYCALDRYSACFGLALQVIDDILDVTADTATLGKTPGKDAAAQKPTCASIMGLKAARQFALDLLRDAGEAIAPLGPRAERLAQILQRANAYLFKHAPCA; from the coding sequence ATGCAGACCGGCTCTACGCCACAGGACGACAGAACTGGTGATTCCGCGCTCGGCGGATGGGGCGCGCAGGCGTGCGTCGCATCCGGCGGGCTGCTGCCCGAGATCTGGATGCGGGACGGCGCAAAGCGGGTCGAACAGGTGCTGGCGCGTCTTCTCTGCGCCGAACATGATGGCAAGACCGAGCTGATGGCGGCGATGCGCTACGCCACCTTGCATGGCGGCAAGCGCACCCGCGCCTTGCTCTGTCTGGCTGCCGGCGCACTGGCCGACACGCCGGCGCACATGCTCGACGACGTCGGCGCCGCCATCGAGATGATGCACGCCTGTACCCTGGTCCACGACGATCTGCCCGCGATGGACGACGACGTGCTTCGTCGCGGCCTTCCGACCGTGCACGTCAAGTTCGGCGAAGCTACCGCGATCCTGGTCGGCGATGCGCTGCAGGCGCACGCCTTCCTGACCCTGGCGAGCCTGGATGCGCCGGGCGACAAGACTATCGCGCTCGTGCGCGAACTGGCGCAGGCGGTGTCCGCCGAGGGTGCCGCAGGCGGGCAGGCCATGGATCTGTCGCTGGTTGGACAGCACGTGGAGCTGGACAGGATCGTGGCGATGCACCGGATGAAGAGCGGAGCGCTCGTGCGAGCGTCCGTCCGCATGGGCGCTCTATGCGCCGTCGCGGAGGATGCCGCGCACGCCGCGCTGTATTGTGCGCTCGATCGCTACAGCGCCTGTTTCGGCCTGGCGTTGCAGGTGATCGACGACATTCTCGACGTGACAGCGGATACCGCGACGCTGGGCAAGACCCCCGGCAAGGACGCGGCGGCGCAGAAGCCGACCTGCGCGTCGATCATGGGACTTAAGGCAGCTCGCCAGTTCGCGCTGGATTTGTTGCGCGATGCCGGGGAGGCCATCGCGCCGCTGGGGCCGCGTGCGGAACGGTTGGCGCAAATCCTACAGCGGGCCAACGCGTACCTGTTCAAGCACGCGCCATGCGCATGA
- a CDS encoding cytochrome P450 translates to MDVQETTAPCSDAFAELASPACIRDPYPFMRWLREHDPVHRAASGLFLLSRHADIYWALKATGDAFRGPAPGELARYFPRAATSLSLNLLASTLAMKDPPTHTRLRRLISRDFTMSQIDNLRPSIARIVTARLDGMAPVLERGEAVDLHREFALALPMLVFAELFGMPQDDMFALAAGIGTILEGLSPHACDPQLAAADAASATVKAYFGGLIQRKRTDPRHDIVSMLIGAHDDDADMLSDAELISMLWGMLLGGFATTAATIDHAVLAMLAYPEQRHWLRGDAAGVKAFVEEVLRCDPPAMFSSIPRIAQRDIELGGVVIPKNADVRVLIASGNRDPDAFADPDRFDPARFYGTSPGMSTDGKIMLSFGHGIHFCLGAQLARVQLAESLPRIEARFPTLALAEQPTREPSAFLRTFRGLPVRLRAQGTEMCVVVDQDLCGTSGQCVLTLPGTFRQREPDGVAEVCGATVPQALHAAVRLAASQCPVAAIRVIESDAGDDERTSADSVSSAAEAEQHAAKDQRNPGGHDGTV, encoded by the coding sequence ATGGACGTGCAAGAAACCACGGCACCATGCTCCGACGCCTTCGCCGAACTGGCGTCGCCAGCGTGCATCCGCGATCCGTATCCGTTCATGCGGTGGTTGCGCGAGCACGATCCGGTGCATCGCGCGGCATCGGGCCTCTTTCTGTTGAGCCGCCACGCCGACATCTACTGGGCACTCAAGGCCACGGGCGATGCGTTTCGGGGACCGGCGCCGGGCGAACTGGCGCGCTATTTCCCGCGTGCGGCGACCAGCCTGTCGCTCAATCTGCTGGCCTCCACGCTAGCGATGAAGGACCCACCGACGCATACGCGTCTGCGCCGGCTGATCTCGCGCGATTTCACCATGAGCCAGATCGACAACCTGCGGCCGAGCATCGCGCGCATCGTCACAGCGCGCCTGGACGGCATGGCGCCCGTGCTGGAGCGCGGGGAGGCGGTAGACCTGCATCGGGAATTCGCGCTGGCCTTGCCGATGCTGGTCTTCGCCGAACTGTTCGGCATGCCCCAGGACGACATGTTCGCCCTCGCCGCCGGCATCGGCACCATTCTGGAAGGCCTGAGCCCGCACGCCTGCGATCCCCAGCTCGCCGCGGCGGATGCGGCCAGTGCCACAGTGAAGGCCTACTTCGGCGGCCTCATACAGCGCAAGCGCACCGATCCCCGCCACGACATCGTGTCGATGTTGATCGGTGCACACGACGATGATGCCGACATGCTGTCGGATGCGGAGTTGATCAGCATGTTGTGGGGCATGCTGCTGGGCGGCTTCGCCACCACTGCTGCGACCATCGACCATGCGGTCCTGGCCATGCTGGCGTATCCCGAACAGCGGCACTGGCTGCGGGGAGACGCTGCGGGGGTGAAGGCGTTCGTCGAAGAAGTCCTGCGCTGCGATCCGCCCGCCATGTTCAGCTCCATTCCCCGTATCGCCCAGCGCGACATCGAACTGGGGGGCGTGGTGATCCCGAAGAACGCGGACGTGCGCGTGCTGATCGCGTCCGGCAACCGCGACCCGGACGCCTTCGCCGATCCCGACCGCTTCGATCCGGCGCGGTTCTACGGCACCAGTCCTGGCATGTCGACCGATGGGAAGATCATGCTGAGCTTCGGCCACGGCATCCACTTCTGCCTTGGTGCGCAACTGGCCCGGGTGCAGTTGGCCGAGAGCTTGCCGCGGATTGAGGCGCGCTTTCCCACGCTGGCATTGGCCGAGCAGCCGACCCGGGAGCCGTCCGCGTTCCTTAGGACGTTCCGCGGGCTGCCGGTGCGGCTGCGTGCGCAGGGGACTGAGATGTGCGTCGTGGTCGACCAGGATCTGTGCGGAACCAGCGGGCAGTGTGTGCTGACGCTGCCGGGCACCTTTCGCCAGCGCGAACCGGACGGCGTGGCCGAAGTGTGCGGGGCGACAGTCCCGCAGGCGCTGCACGCCGCCGTGCGGCTCGCAGCCAGCCAGTGCCCGGTTGCCGCCATTCGGGTCATCGAAAGCGATGCTGGCGATGACGAGCGCACCAGCGCCGACAGTGTGTCTTCCGCGGCGGAGGCCGAGCAGCATGCCGCGAAAGACCAACGCAATCCGGGAGGACACGATGGGACGGTTTGA